A stretch of DNA from Synechococcus sp. PROS-9-1:
GTGCTCCGAGTGATTGGCGCTCCACGACCGCCCAGCTGCAGGCTGGTGTGGGAACGGCCGTATCGGTGAGAAGCGGTTCCAGGTCGCAGCCGCGGACGGCTGCCGCCACGACTTCGGCGAGTTCAGGGGCGAGGAAGCGACGGTCATAGCCGATCACCACTGTGCGGCTGTTTAAGCCTTCAGGTGCCTGGTGGGCGAGCTCCTGGGCTGCCGCGACGGCAACAGGAAGCAATCGCTCCACAGTGATATCCACCCCCAAAATGCCCCGCCAACCATCGGTACCAAACCGGATCGGGGAGGCATCCAGTGGGAGAGGGGAAGACACCATGGGTTGCAATCGATGCACAGGATCTAGCAGCTGGCCGCCTTACCGTCGGTTGATGGGTGCCACCCCTCACGCTGACAAGCCACTCACGGACAGGTTGCTGCGGAGCTGGGTGCGCTGCCGTAGGAGAGCATGGCTCGACCGCCATGCCAATCCAGGAGATCGCCTTTACACCGCGCATCGCACCTTGCAGCTGGATGACCAACAGCGCGGTTTTGTGGCCTTGCTGCCGGGAAAGCCAGGGCACGGCCAGGCCGCTTGCGAGCGAGGAGATGCCGGTGTTGTCGGGGTGAGGTTGCGCGGGACCCTGCTGGACGACTCAGCCCTGAAGGGTGCGGCTCTAGAAGCCCATCCGCCTCTGCTTGAGAGGGTGACAGGGTCGAGTCGCTGGGGGGACTTTGCCTATCGGCCCGTGATCGCTCGGCAGGGACGCCGATTAACCCGAGAACACCGATTGCAGCTTGCCTTGGCTGGACGCTTGTTGGCTGAATTTCAGGGTGGGCCCGTGCTTGATGGCCTTGCGGTGGCAGGCTCAGGGCGACGGTTGGAGCGTGAGCGCTTACCGCTTGCCAACAGCTTGAATCGCCAGCTCGACGACTCTCTGCTGCGATTGTCGGCCGACCTGAACAGAACTGATCCGCCAGCGTTGACGGCAGATCGTCGCAAGTGCACGCTCTGTAGCTGGCGGGGTCTCTGCAATGACGTTGCTTCTCAAGAAGGGCATCTCAGTGAAGTGAGTGGGATTGGCGCCAAAAGGCGGGAGATGCTTCAAGAGATCGGGATCAATAGCCTTCAGGCTCTGGCCGCAGCCAACCCCAAGGATCTCGCTGGGCAACTCAAGCGCTTTGGCGAGCAGCATGCAGCGATGGCGACCCCTTTGGTGGCCCAAGCTCGTGTTCAACGCGATGGGGTTGTTGAGCGTCTCGATGCGCTCCCCGCCTTACCTGAATTGCTGAATGCTCCAGGGGTGTTGCTCTACGACATCGAATCAGATCCGGATGCGCGCGATGACTTTTTGCACGGATTTGTCCGCTTACCCAATCACGGTTTGCTTAATGACGGAGTCCCTAGTTGGGATCTGACGCGTGCCAGCTACCACCCGCTGCTGGTGCTTCAAGAGCATGGTGAGAAACGTTGCTGGCAAAGGATCCAGCGATTTCTTGCCACCTATCCCGATTGGATGATCCTTCATTACGGCGAAACCGAGTCGCTGGCCCTGTTGCGCATGGCCGAACGTCAGGGTGTTTCAGACAAAGAACAGCAAGCCCTGCGGGAGCGGTTGATTGATGTGCATGCCCGCTTGCGTGCCCATTGGCAACTCCCCCTCAGCAGCTATGGCCTCAAGGCCGTCGCGGGCTGGAGAGGATTCAAATGGGGCCAGTCAGGGGTCGATGGAGCAAGGGCTCTGTTGTGGTGGCGTCAGTGGCGGGGTGAAGGAGTCCACGCGCGCGGCTCTATCCATGCCTTGCGTTGGATTCTCACTTACAACCGCGATGATGGCTTGGCCACATGGGCGGTGGCCCAATGGTTGTTGAGTGGTGATCAACCCAAGGCCTAAGCGCGTGAGGGTGGCTCGGAAAAGGCCTGCGGTTTGAACAGCTGAATCGATCCTTGATCGCCGTCGAGGCTGAGTTGGGGGTCTGCCAATGCTTGTCGGCGCACCAGGGCGAGGCCAATCCACTCCCGAGGCGTCCCTTCAGCAGAAGCAATCTGAACAGCGGAGGTGATGACACCAGCGCGGTCCCCTTGGCGTCTCAGCACAGTGCCCGGCTGAGGGACTGACCCTTGAAGGTCGCTGGAGAGGGCGCGCCAACTCCGTAGTTGTTGTTTAACTTCCCCTTTTGAAGCCAGCTTTGCCACCGTTTCCTGCCCCAGATAACACCCTTTATTGAGGTGCACCCAGGGGGAGAGGCCCAGTTCAAAGGGATTGGTGGTTCCATCCAATTCACCAGCACTAAGAGGCCATCCCTGTTCCAGGCGCCAACGATCGAGTTGGTTGCTGTTGGCGGCCTCACTGCTGGGGAATCGATCGCTTTGGTTCGGCTCATCCTCTGTCCAACACACGTTGACCGGCTCCATTGGCTGGCCTTGAACCAGGAGCTCTTGTCTGCGTTGTTGTCGGGTCCCCTTGAGGCGGACGCGGTCGGCGGGAAAGATCACGCGATCGAACCCTTGGCTAACGGCATCCACCGCACCAGCCAGAACGAGCACATCAGCGCCTGTGGCATCCATTCGGATTTCAAGCAGGGCCTGCACCCGTCCGGTTGCATCAAGCCAGCAGGCCGGGAGGGGATCGCCCTCCTCAGCCTGCTGGACGTCGGCACTGGTTTGACCTTGAAGGAACGTGCGACTGCCACTCCCCTCGAGTCGCAGCACCGGGAAACTTTGATCCCAAAGGAGCCTGCTCATGCTTGGAGCTCACGGGATTTGGCGGCCACCTTTTCCAGGCGATACAGGCTCTGTAATTCAAGGCCAGCAGCTTGCATCGCAGCAGCCCCTCCCTCTTCACGGTCAACAATCGTCACCACCCGATTCACGGTGTAGCCAGCAGCGCGGAGTTGTTCAACAGCCTTGATGGATGACCCACCGGTGGTGACCACATCCTCAAGAACGGTGACGAGCGCGCCCTGCTCTGGCAGGGGACCTTCTAGCCAGGCACCTGTGCCGTGGCCTTTGGCCTGCTTACGCACGATCAGAGCATCAAGAGAGCGTCCTCCCTGGGCGGCAGCAAGGGCGACGCCACTTACGAGCGGATCGGCTCCCAGGGTGAGGCCGCCAACGGCTGCCGCATCGGCTTCCACCAGAGCCAACATCGCTGGGCAGAGCAGGGCTAGGCCTGAGCCGCTCAAGCTGACCGGCTTGCAATTCACGTAGTGATGACTGCTGAGACCGGACGCAAGGGTGAAGTTGCCATGGCGGTAAGCCTCTTTCGCTAAGCGTTCCAGCAGGGGGTCGTGTTCAAAACGTTGAGACATCGGGGCTGGTGCGCAGCGAATCCTTTGCCTAGTTTGCGCGCAGTTGTGACGGTTTTTGTGCGCGGGCTCCCTTTTGGTGTTCTGGTGATCATGGCCCCACTCGCTCTGTGGCAGGCCGATCCTGCTGATGCCAATCCTGTGGTTTGCCTCACGAGCCTTGAAGCTCCTGCGCCTTCAGGTGGTGGTGGCGAGGTCGGTGCTCCTGTTGAGGTGAGTCGTTGCGGCCCTGTCAAAACCACCGACGTGCTTGTAACGGAGCGGTTTTATACCTGGACGGCACCCTTCGCTCGTGGTGTGGATGTGATGCACCAGATCACCGATCTTCTTGGCATTGCTGTTGCGGGGCCTGAGGGCAACAGGGTGATGGGATTTGGCTT
This window harbors:
- a CDS encoding TM0106 family RecB-like putative nuclease; amino-acid sequence: MGATPHADKPLTDRLLRSWVRCRRRAWLDRHANPGDRLYTAHRTLQLDDQQRGFVALLPGKPGHGQAACERGDAGVVGVRLRGTLLDDSALKGAALEAHPPLLERVTGSSRWGDFAYRPVIARQGRRLTREHRLQLALAGRLLAEFQGGPVLDGLAVAGSGRRLERERLPLANSLNRQLDDSLLRLSADLNRTDPPALTADRRKCTLCSWRGLCNDVASQEGHLSEVSGIGAKRREMLQEIGINSLQALAAANPKDLAGQLKRFGEQHAAMATPLVAQARVQRDGVVERLDALPALPELLNAPGVLLYDIESDPDARDDFLHGFVRLPNHGLLNDGVPSWDLTRASYHPLLVLQEHGEKRCWQRIQRFLATYPDWMILHYGETESLALLRMAERQGVSDKEQQALRERLIDVHARLRAHWQLPLSSYGLKAVAGWRGFKWGQSGVDGARALLWWRQWRGEGVHARGSIHALRWILTYNRDDGLATWAVAQWLLSGDQPKA
- a CDS encoding folate-binding protein YgfZ; protein product: MSRLLWDQSFPVLRLEGSGSRTFLQGQTSADVQQAEEGDPLPACWLDATGRVQALLEIRMDATGADVLVLAGAVDAVSQGFDRVIFPADRVRLKGTRQQRRQELLVQGQPMEPVNVCWTEDEPNQSDRFPSSEAANSNQLDRWRLEQGWPLSAGELDGTTNPFELGLSPWVHLNKGCYLGQETVAKLASKGEVKQQLRSWRALSSDLQGSVPQPGTVLRRQGDRAGVITSAVQIASAEGTPREWIGLALVRRQALADPQLSLDGDQGSIQLFKPQAFSEPPSRA
- the pyrE gene encoding orotate phosphoribosyltransferase, with protein sequence MSQRFEHDPLLERLAKEAYRHGNFTLASGLSSHHYVNCKPVSLSGSGLALLCPAMLALVEADAAAVGGLTLGADPLVSGVALAAAQGGRSLDALIVRKQAKGHGTGAWLEGPLPEQGALVTVLEDVVTTGGSSIKAVEQLRAAGYTVNRVVTIVDREEGGAAAMQAAGLELQSLYRLEKVAAKSRELQA
- a CDS encoding occludin/ELL family protein, encoding MAPLALWQADPADANPVVCLTSLEAPAPSGGGGEVGAPVEVSRCGPVKTTDVLVTERFYTWTAPFARGVDVMHQITDLLGIAVAGPEGNRVMGFGFPDQTIVWDGSALQSTYQVLLEEQSPAIPWRTVDISNGFTSSLAEEAQVRMPIKRDDPPSAPIRALW